The following DNA comes from Alphaproteobacteria bacterium HT1-32.
TGCTGGAGATGAGACATGAGCAGAGCGGCGTGATGATACAACGCAGGTTTCCCGGAATCATCGGGCTTGAAGGCTTTATGCTGCCACTGACCACATCTGAAATTCCGCAAAATTGCGGTAAATGGACAGCCACCCTGAAAATATTCGGGTTCGGGTATGTTGAGACGACCGAACGATCCGACCACAGCTTCACTGATACCGTCCAGTTCTGTGATTAAAGCAGTCCGACAATCCCCGGCTGCCTGTATGATACATAACGGCATGCATCACGACAGGAACAACTGATGACTGAACCGGCAGCGAACCAGCCAGGCATCCCTGACCAGAGTTCGGTCGAGAAGCATTTCTCCCGATCGACCCGCCGGTACAGATTGGCCGGCGTCAATCCCGCATGGCAGATATTGCGACGGCGTGAAGCACGTGCCGTTCAGCGCAGTCTTGGTAATCTGACCGGCCAGTCCGCTCTCGACCTCGGAGCCGGTGCCGGGTTTTATTCCCGGGTGCTGCTCGACGCTGGCGCGACACAGGTCACAGCTGTCGATCTGTCCCAGCCGATGCTCGACCTGATCGATGACAGGCGGATTACAACAATCTGCGGGGATGCAGGAACTGTAATCACCGGTTCAGCCTATCCTGTCATTGTCCTGGCCGGGGTTCTGGAATTTGTCCCCGATCCGGACATCGTTCTTTCAAATGCAGCCAGGCATGCCACCCCCGGCGGAGGTTTGACCTGTCTTCTTCCAATGGACAATTTGTGTGGCAGGTTGTACCGATTGTTTCATCGTCGGCACGGGTTCTCAGTTTCCCTGTTTTCTCCCGAAGACGTGCGCCGGTTGGGTAACCGCTGCGGATGGGAAACTGTAAATCAGGAGATTGTCTTGCCTTTCAGCATTGTTGCCTCATTTCGCCGGAAAAGCTGACAGTGAAGGTTCTGCTTCTTGTAAACGGTCTTGGTCTCGGGAACTCAACCCGTTGTCACGGCGTCATTCAGCGCCTGCGCGACAGAAATGCACGCATTCGTATTGTCACGTCTGGCAATGGCCTCTGGTACTTCGGCAACAATCCGGATATCGAGAAAGTCTACCAGACCGGCTCATTACATTACGGTGCCGATAACGGTTCGATCAGTATTTCCCGGACCCTGGCATCTGTCGGCACAGCTCTCGCCACCTTGCGGGCAAACGCAAGCATGCTCGACGATATCCTCGAAGACTACCGGCCAGACGTTGTCGTCACCGACTCCGATTATGTTTTTGCGCCGATGCGGCAACGCTGCATTCCGCTTGTTGCCCTGAACAATGCAGATGTTGTCCGCGCGAATTACCGGCGGTTTGGTGATGCCCCTTCTTCGGTCCGGGCCCAGTATTATTGTGTCGAGACACCAGATTCGATTTACCACCGCCTGATTCCCGACCTTGTCATCAGCCCGACCATGATGCCCGACCGCCATACGGACAGCGGTAATATCGTCCATGTCGGCCCGATCGTCCGGAAAGGCTTCATTGCAGAACAGGCCAGTGGTGCCAGTGGCGACCGCGCTGTCATCATGCTCAGCGGCTCACATTTCGGAACGCCGGTCGAGATCGAACGCAATGCCTTCGGACTGCCGGTCGACATTGTCGGACGCGATATGACAAGCGGGCTGGCTCCCGACAGTTCGATCCGCTATCTCGGCAAGGTCACCAACACACTGCCCCTGCTGGAATCCGCCCGGGCCATTGTCGTGAATGGTGGCTTCAGTGCCGTCAGTGAAGTTTTTTGTCTGCGAAAACCCGTCGTCGTCCTGCCTGTCCCCCGGCATGCAGAGCAATGGTCAAATGCACGGGAGATTGAAGAACTGGGCGTCGGCATCATGGGAACAGAAGAAACCTATATCGACGATCTGACGCGACTTTTATCCGGTTATGACAAATTCGACGAAGCCTGCCGACAGATGCAGGCACCACCAGACGGCGCTTCCGCAGCGGCTGACATCATCCTGTCCCTGGCCAGACAAAACGCCAGCTGACGATGAAAATTCTACAGTCTTTCAGCCAGTATTCCGGCGCTGCCGTCGGATCGGCCGCCACAGATTATCTCACCTTCTGGCTGGTACTCAGCCTGACCGGCATCCCTGTTCTCGCTCAGGCCATCGCCCGGATTTCCGGAGGGCTTCTGTCCTTCATGATAAACCGGAAATGGAGCTTCCGGCGTGAAACGCCAGACCGGATTCTCTGGGATGGCGGCCGGTTTCTGGCACTTTATGCGGTCAGTTATTCTCTATCGATCGGGATGTTTATCTTTCTTACGGAACAGGTGGGGTATTCACCTCTGACTGCAAAAATAATTTCTGACAGCCTCTGCTTCCTGTTCAATTTTTTCGCCATGAAGCATTTTGTCTTCCGCACACCAAAAGACAAAACCCTCAATCCGGACGAAAACGCGCCAGTCTGACGCCTGCCTTTGCCAGCAGGTCCGGAAAGGCAGGCCCGGCCATGAATGCCAGTTCACGGTCTCTCTGCACTGTCAGGCTGTCACGCTCAGCCAGTTCCGCGTCGCTGCGGCCGGGATGGCAGAAAACGAGAGTGCCCGGCACTGCCGCTGTCAAAAAATCCGGGAAAGCATCCGCAAAATCGACGGCTCCCGAATAGTCATAGAACCCTGAAAACCCGCTATTGGTCTGCAAACCATGGCGTTTTGCGCAACGGCGTAGGCCATGTCCAAACATCCCCACAGCCAGCGCACGACCAACGGACCGGCCACGCCTGAGAACTGCAGAAAGACGGTCATTACAGGCCCGGATATAGGGTCTCTCCGGCGCATCCAGACGGGCAACAATATCAACGCATATCCGGTTAATTCCGGGTAGCTGCTGAACATGTTGATGGCCATCCACAAAGTCCGGTAGACGTCCGATTTGTTCTGCAAACCGGTCAATCTGTGCGCTGATTTCACGTTCTATTTCGTCTTCGGGCAGACGCCCGGCAAGCCCAAGCTTCAACAGCGTCCCGAGTGACGGCAGCTTCCCGGCCGGTGCGAGAACCGGCATGGATGTCAGAGGTTCCTGATCGGTCAGGGTCAGATGCACACCAAGATCAAGCCGGCCCTGAAAAGTCTTCAGCCTGCCGGCATCCGCGCCGAATGCAGGCAGCCCCGTCATGCAACCGGCAGCAGAGATGCGACCGGCCTCGGCCAGTTCCAGAATGCCGGCATTTACGCCCCGCGACAGGCCAAAATCATCCGCACAGACAATGACCGGGACGGGGTCTGCTCGCATCATGCCGGTTTGCTGACCTCTGGAAGGTTATGAACGATGGCCCCAAAGCTCAGCCGTGGATCCCGATAGAAACTGACCTGCCCTTCTGAACTGCTCAGTCCGCTGAGGGCTTCTATGTCCGACACCGAATAATATCGCGGGACATACCCGTTCGACCTGTAACCATAGGAAAGATGGACATAGGCCCGGTGAAGATACTGGGCCAGAGAACAACGTTTCTCGGCAATTGCATGGAAAAACATCATGGATTTCGACAGACTGAACAGCTTGCGGAGTTCATCATCCGTCAGCCAGTCCAGCAGGCCGAGCGACAGTACAATATCTGCATCTGTACCGGCTGCTGCGTCGATCCCGCCAACCGTCAGCCTGACATTGTCACCATATCCGCCGGACACAACGCGTTCCTGCGCCTGATCTATGGCTGCGGTGGAGATATCAATGCCGTGATAGCTCGCAGCACCTGCCGCCATGAAATCAGGCATCAGGCGGGCAGAGCCGCACCCCAGTTCGAGGACATGCTTGCCCCGGCATATCGGCGCAATCACTTCCCGCGCCAGACTGATCCGGAACCGCAGGGACTCACTCAGACGATTGGCCGAAGTCTCAAGCAACTTGCCGCCCTCGTCTTTCTGATCATACCGGCCAACTTCCCAGCCGATAATCTTCTCGTCCCAGAACTTTTTCTTATCAATACTCATCGTCAGATTGTCCAGCCATCAGGGGTTTCCGCTAATATCATCTGATGAATGCATCATAGCAAATGCTACAACAAGACCGAACTTCACGTTCATGAAAGACAGCAACGGAACCTATCGGATATGATTGGT
Coding sequences within:
- a CDS encoding methyltransferase domain-containing protein, whose protein sequence is MTEPAANQPGIPDQSSVEKHFSRSTRRYRLAGVNPAWQILRRREARAVQRSLGNLTGQSALDLGAGAGFYSRVLLDAGATQVTAVDLSQPMLDLIDDRRITTICGDAGTVITGSAYPVIVLAGVLEFVPDPDIVLSNAARHATPGGGLTCLLPMDNLCGRLYRLFHRRHGFSVSLFSPEDVRRLGNRCGWETVNQEIVLPFSIVASFRRKS
- a CDS encoding ChbG/HpnK family deacetylase, yielding MMRADPVPVIVCADDFGLSRGVNAGILELAEAGRISAAGCMTGLPAFGADAGRLKTFQGRLDLGVHLTLTDQEPLTSMPVLAPAGKLPSLGTLLKLGLAGRLPEDEIEREISAQIDRFAEQIGRLPDFVDGHQHVQQLPGINRICVDIVARLDAPERPYIRACNDRLSAVLRRGRSVGRALAVGMFGHGLRRCAKRHGLQTNSGFSGFYDYSGAVDFADAFPDFLTAAVPGTLVFCHPGRSDAELAERDSLTVQRDRELAFMAGPAFPDLLAKAGVRLARFRPD
- a CDS encoding methyltransferase domain-containing protein is translated as MSIDKKKFWDEKIIGWEVGRYDQKDEGGKLLETSANRLSESLRFRISLAREVIAPICRGKHVLELGCGSARLMPDFMAAGAASYHGIDISTAAIDQAQERVVSGGYGDNVRLTVGGIDAAAGTDADIVLSLGLLDWLTDDELRKLFSLSKSMMFFHAIAEKRCSLAQYLHRAYVHLSYGYRSNGYVPRYYSVSDIEALSGLSSSEGQVSFYRDPRLSFGAIVHNLPEVSKPA